In one window of Arachis ipaensis cultivar K30076 chromosome B06, Araip1.1, whole genome shotgun sequence DNA:
- the LOC107645399 gene encoding E3 ubiquitin-protein ligase SINAT2 yields MAPGGSIFKEVLESHLMSSDYETGKAKYESKTSSTVMKSCVGLNGKNGLSSKNGVYDLLECPVCKNLMYPPIHQCPNGHTLCSNCKIEVHNLCPTCHHDLKNIRCLALEKVAESLELPCRYQSLGCHDIFPYYTKLKHEQNCRLRPFSCPYAGAECSVMGDIPSLVSHLKDDHKVDMHNGCTFNHRYVKANPHEVENATWMLTVFNSFGRYFCLHFEAFQLGTAPVYMAFLRFMGDDNEAKKFSYSLEVGASGRKLIWQGIPRSIRDSHRKVRDSQDGLIIPRSLALYFSGGDGKELKLRITGRIWKED; encoded by the exons ATGGCTCCTGGAGGCAGTATTTTCAAAGAAGTTCTTGAATCTCACCTGATGTCTTCAGATTATGAAACAGGCAAAGCTAAATATGAGTCGAAGACTAGTAGTACAGTTATGAAATCTTGTGTTGGGTTGAATGGAAAGAATGGACTTAGTTCAAAGAATGGCGTGTATGACTTACTTGAGTGCCCTGTTTGCAAGAATCTGATGTACCCTCCAATTCACCAG TGTCCAAATGGCCATACATTATGTTCCAATTGTAAGATTGAAGTCCATAATCTTTGCCCAACCTGTCACCATGATCTCAAGAACATAAGGTGTTTGGCACTGGAGAAAGTTGCAGAATCGTTGGAGCTTCCTTGCAGATATCAGAGTCTAGGTTGTCATGATATATTCCCATACTACACAAAGCTCAAACACGAGCAAAATTGCAGACTCCGTCCATTCAGTTGTCCCTATGCTGGAGCCGAGTGCTCTGTGATGGGTGACATCCCAAGTCTAGTTTCCCATCTCAAGGATGATCACAAGGTAGACATGCACAATGGATGCACCTTCAATCATCGATATGTCAAAGCAAATCCACATGAAGTTGAAAATGCCACATGGATGCTAACT GTTTTCAATAGTTTTGGAAGGTATTTTTGCTTGCACTTTGAGGCATTCCAGCTCGGGACAGCTCCGGTATATATGGCCTTTCTTCGGTTCATGGGTGATGACAACGAAGCCAAGAAATTCAGCTACAGCCTGGAAGTCGGCGCGAGTGGACGCAAACTTATATGGCAAGGAATTCCAAGGAGCATTCGCGACAGTCATAGGAAAGTTAGAGATAGTCAAGATGGACTAATAATTCCGAGGAGCTTGGCTCTTTATTTCTCTGGTGGGGATGGAAAAGAGTTGAAGCTGAGGATCACTGGTCGTATATGGAAAGAAGATTGA